A stretch of DNA from Paenibacillus albus:
CGATCCAGTCGACTCGACCGCGCTGTTATCGAACCAAATGCCATCGCCATCGTCCTTAGGCGTAATGTCATGAACATAGTTGTTGCTGATTGTGACGTGCTTTGCGACCGTTCCGCCGTAGGTACTGACCGCGATGCCGCGGGAAATGGCAGGCGCGTTTTTGGCTGCAACGTTGGCCACTTCATTGCTATCGATGGTCAGTGTGTCGACGCCTGTCCGAACAAAGATGCCGGCTACAAGGTCGGTAGAGTAGTTTCCGCCTTGTGTCACGTTTTTGACCGTGTTGTTTTTAATGACCGTATTCGTAACCCCAGTCCCTACCGTCAACCCGTGAATCGTTAAATTGTTACCGTCCATGACGAGGCCGTCGATGACCGTATTGTTGCCCGCGATCTGAACGAAATCGGCGGCAAAGCCGCTACCCGTGAGTTTGAGCGTCGCGCCATTGCCTTTCATCGTAACGTCGGACAGCACTTTGATTGGTGTATTGACATCGCCAGTGTAAGCAGTGCCCGCCGTGAAAACGACGGTGCCTTTCGCGCTCGAAGCGGCCGAGATCGCTTTATTGATTGCAACGGCGTTCGTACCTCCGTAGTTTTCCGGTCTGAATCCCGTTGTCGGAGGGTCCGGAGGATCTGGCGGAGTCGGTGCCTGCACGACGATTTTGCCAAGTTCTACGCCGTCAAACACATATATTTCTCCTCCATCGATACTCACAGACAAGGGTTTGTTCGCAGCTATCGCGCTATCGATAGCAGATTTCAACTGAGTTGAAGTAACGCTTACTGTTTGCATGATTCACACTCCTTTATAACCTTTTCACACTTGAACCGGCTTCAAGTTGTCAAGCTATATATTACTATTCGAAAGATTAATATTATGTGATAGCGAATTAAAATATCCACTCTAGCGCACTTACGGGCGATTTACGATGATTTAAGCATAATTATCCTCATGCAACCTAACGTGCTACGTTGCGAATAAACAGCAACCAGTTCATCGTAACCGATTAGATAGATTCGGGCTCCCCAGAACAGCTTGTTATGCTGAACCTGCGGGATAAGTTCTCTTTCAACAGCGGTAAGCTGCCGCAGGAATGAGTAACCAATCTCAAAATAGTAGGAATAGTGACATCTAAATTCTGTGAGATCCGCGTTTGAATAGTCACCTCTGTACCTACAAAGTAGTCAAAATCTTTAAATAGGTGATCATTCCAATAAAATACTTTTAATAGGAGCTCTTATATAATCCTTAATGTGCAAGCGTTTTCAAACAAAAAAGGAGGAGGGTTTTTATGTTAAGAATGAAGTTGTTAGCAAAGATTGCGGTTCCGGCTATATTGGTCACCTATCTAGCCGGCTGCGGCAACTCCGATCAGTCCAATAACAGTACTGCCAACAAAAATAGTACTAGCAATGACAGTTCTGCGAGCGGAAAAGTAGTAGAAGTTGTTGTGTGGGGTATCGATCCAAAAGCCATTGGCAGCGGCAACAAGGAAATGATCGATAAGTTTAATGAAACACATCCTAATATTAAATTGGTGCCGCAAGCTATGCCTGGCTCTGCCGGGTATGACACACAAGACTTGAGTAAATTGACAGCTGCAATAGCTGCCGGTTCACCGCCAGATGCTGCAGTCTTGAACGGACCTTTCATTATGGAGGTTGCTTCAAGAGGAATCCTGATGCCTTTGAATGATTTAATTGATTCTTCCGGTCTCGATATGTCCAGATACTATCCATATACCGTAAAAGAAATGTCATTCAAGGACCAGGTCTGGGGATTGCCCTCAGGGATGGATGACAGGGTTCTCTTCTACAACAAAGATATGTTCAAGCAAGCCGGACTCGATCCAGAGAAACCGCCTACAACGTGGGACGAACTCCTTGACTATTCCAAGAAGCTAACGGTTACTGATGGCGATTCCTTTAAACAAATCGGATTTATTCCGAACTTTGGAAACAGCTGGTTCTACCTCTATGCGATTCAGAACAATGGTAAATTCCTCGATGATGACGGAAAAAAAGTACTTCTGAATTCGCCTGAGAACGTGGAAGCGCTCAATTTTATGGTTAAAGGCTATGACCTTCTTGGCGGAGCGAAAAAAGCCAACGCCTACTCCTCTTCCTTCCAATCCGGCGCGAACGATCCATTCCTTTCCGGCAAGTTAGGTATGGTTATTAACGGCAACTGGATTTTGTCCGATTTGCTGCGCTTCTCGCCTAATCTGAACTTTGGTGTGGCGATGCCTCCTACACCGACAGGCAGCGACTATAAGACATGGAGCGGTGGTTGGGCATATGGAGTACCGAAAGGTGCAAAGCATCCGAAGGAAGCTTTCGAAGTCATTAAATGGCTTACAACTGAAGGTCCGAAATATCAGGCCGAAGGTGCTGCGAAATATAACGAAACACAAGGCAGGACTTTTATTCCGAACTGGACTGCAAATATCGACTTGAATGAATACTTAAACAAGACTTACATTGAACCGCTGAAAAATGAAAATGTTAAGAATGCAATCGACTTTACTGTCAAAGCTATGGAAAAGTCGATCAGCCTGCCGGTGTCACCTGTCGGACAATTGCTATGGTCGGAGCATGCAAGAGCGATCGATGAAGCGATCTACCATAAGGGCGAGCCGCAAGCTATCCTTGACGCAGCCACTCAGAAAGTACAAGCGGAGCTCGATAAATTCTGGTCTAGCAACACCAGTTTAAACAAATAACTCGATATCAAGAGAATAGGATAACTTCTTGTTTATCCTATTCTCTATTCCACTCATGAAAAGGAGCATATTATGGCTCAATCGCATAAAAAGTATCGACTGGCGCGCAGGGAAGCGATTGTCGGTTACTGTTTTGCCTCCCCATGGCTAATCGGGCTAATTGTATTTGTTCTTTTTCCGGTAATCGCTTCGTTAAAGTACAGCTTTATGGACTATGATATTTTGCAGCCGGCAAGATGGGTCGGATTTGCTAACTACAAAGAACTATTCCATGACAATCTGTTCTGGAGGTCCCTCTATAATACGCTTTACTTCGTCGTATTCAGCGTCCCATTGTCAATTATTCTTGGTCTCGCTATCGCCCTTCTGCTAAATACTGAAATAAATGGGATTGCAATATATAGAACCCTATATTATATCCCTTCCATTGTGCCGGTGGTTGCTTCTTCCATCTTGTGGGCGTGGATATTTGACCCGAACTTTGGAATATTGACCAATTTCGTACATCTTTTCAATCTTCCTGCGCCTGGCTGGCTATCCGATCCTTTTTGGGCAAAAAATTCGCTGATCCTGATGTCTCTTTGGGGAGCAGGCAGCGGGATGATTATCTATCTTGCAGGCTTGAAAAACATCCCGAAATCGTACTATGAGGCAGCCGAAATTGACGGCTCAGGAACAATCGGTAAATTTTTCAATATAACTCTTCCTCTTATAACGCCGACCTTGTTTTTTCAATTAATTATCGGGATGATTGGAAGTTTTCAAGTCTTTACTCAATCCTATATCATTACGGGCGGTGGGCCTAACGATTCCACCCTATTCTATGTTTTGTATTTATATAACAATGCTTTCCGGTTCTGGAAAATGGGCTATGCGTCAGCGCTCGCTTGGGTGCTATTTGTTATCATCATGCTGCTAACTTGGATAAATCTCAAACTAGCGAAGCGATGGGTCACTTACGATCAGATGTAAAAGAAAGGAGGAGAAGCATGTCACAGATCAAGACTCAACCACGATTAATCGTAGAAAAAATCAATACGACTAATAAACTATCGGTACGATCTGTTCCTAGACATATCATCTTAATCGTCTTTAGCTTTCTTTTTGTATTTCCGCTTCTGTGGCTAGTGTCGACGTCGCTGAAAACGGATCTACAAGTTTTCATTGTGCCGCCAGAATTGATCCCAAAACCATTTGTATGGAAAAATTATTTAGATCTATGGACCTACTTTCCTTACTTTCAATTTTTGAAAAACACGGTGCTGGTCGTCGTTCTCAGTGTAGCTGGCGTATTAGTCACCGCGCCTATCGCAGCCTATGCTTTCGCAAGACTGCGTTGGCCAGGAAGAGACTTCTTCTTTCTGATTCTCCTTGGAACGATGATGCTCCCAAGTCAAGTCACCCTGATCCCTTTATATTTGCTTTTCAGTAAAATGGGCTGGATCAATACGTTTATGCCGCTTTGGGTACCTAACTGGTTCGGCGGAGGCGCGTTCTTCATCTTTCTGATCCGTCAGTTTTTGATGTCAATTCCAAAAGATTTGGAAGAAAGCGCCTTTATCGATGGGGCAGGGTACACGCGTATTTATACGAATATCATGCTGCCTCTAATCCATCCCGTGCTAACAACGGTAGCTATATTCCAATTCATGGGATCTTGGAACGATTTCATAGGCCCATTGATTTACTTGAACGATCAGTCCAAATTCACACTATCGCTAGGTCTGCGGATCTTTCAGCAGCAATCATCCCAATCGCAGGGGGAAATTGGTATGATGATGGCGGCAACAGCGATAACCGTCGTTCCGGTCATTATATTCTTTTTCCTCGCTCAGAGGAAGTTTATCGAGGGCGTCGTTCTGACTGGCCTCAAAGCGTGATCATTTACTCTTTAAAATAGGTAAATTCATAAATAAAGATATGGGAAAGGTGTGTGTTCTGCTTTGAACAATCTACTTCAATTACAATGCTTGCCGGAAGAGAAAGACATTCGCTTCTTCGAGGAAAACGGATACTGGGTATCACCGAAAATATTTTCGGATGAACAACTAGAGCAGATTATTGAGCATCAAGATCGAATCTATCGCGCACAGTTTGAGACAGGGAGAGAACCAATCTGCAACTGGCTCGAAGGCATTGACAATCCACGGTCAATGCGAAAAACAGACAATTCTCACTGGTCGGACCTGACGCTACGTACAGTGGCAACCGATCCGACGATCGGCAGCATAGCCGCTAATCTAATGAATTCCAGCGTTATTCGACTGTGGCACGATCAGCTGCTCTATAAGCCCGGCAGGGGGTCAGGCAAAGAAACGGCAAACGTAGGGTGGCACCAAGACTATGTTTACTGGCAAAACTGTATGGAGCCGACATTGATAACGGCTTGGGTTGCTTTCACTGACGTCGACCTTTCAAACGGTTGTATGCAAGTTGTCCCTCGGAGTCACAAATGGGGACTTGTGAACGCCAATAACTTCTTCGAACAGAACCTTGAGAAACAGCAGGCAGAGATGGAAGTACCAGAAAACGAGGCGTTTACTACGGCTCCACTCGTTATGAAGGCTGGACAAGTCAGCTTCCACCATGCGCTAACGATCCATGGCAGTGGTGCCAATATGACCGATATGCCACGACGATCGATGGCGGTTCACTTAATGACTGGAGATACACGATATAAGTCCGCTCCAAGGGGAAGACACTTTAATGCAGAAATTCTGAATGGCAATGAAGGGGATCTATATGAAGGAGTTCATTGGCCTGTGCTCTATCCGTAACAAGCAGGTCGAATTAACCGGCATATTTCGAATTAATGCTTACAAATATTAGTTTTGATGTAAAAAGAGACGCAGTAGGTACTGTGTCTCTTTTACTCTCAGTATTGAGGTGTGGTGGTACTATCTAACTCGTAATTGTTGACGATGCTTCTTACGATAATCAAGTGGTGACAAACCCATATAGCGCTTGAAAAAAATACTAAACGTGTGAATTGAAATAAACCACAATTCTTCCCCGATCACTGATATGGATTTGTCTGTCTCACGCAATTGGTATTTTGCTTTATCAAGACATAAATTTCGAATATATTCCCCAATTGTCATTCCAGTTGTCGATTTAAATTCACGGGCCAAGTGAGAACGGCTAATATGTAACTTTTCAGCGATGTCTTCAATCTTATGGTCGTAACGGATTTCCTCTTGCAAGAAATCCATCACTTTAATGATAATGGGTTTGAGCGTTTTCGGTTTGTTGTCACCGAGTATCGAA
This window harbors:
- a CDS encoding NosD domain-containing protein, whose product is MQTVSVTSTQLKSAIDSAIAANKPLSVSIDGGEIYVFDGVELGKIVVQAPTPPDPPDPPTTGFRPENYGGTNAVAINKAISAASSAKGTVVFTAGTAYTGDVNTPIKVLSDVTMKGNGATLKLTGSGFAADFVQIAGNNTVIDGLVMDGNNLTIHGLTVGTGVTNTVIKNNTVKNVTQGGNYSTDLVAGIFVRTGVDTLTIDSNEVANVAAKNAPAISRGIAVSTYGGTVAKHVTISNNYVHDITPKDDGDGIWFDNSAVESTGSIIIGNKTERTAKRGIKVQSAGVTIKNNTIINSYLNNNTYVASNPVSQDMYSGISVYADNLTIQGNIIQGVGSFYCGIEIGSDTTLKNIVISGNSVSMGPTANVSGATGVRIGNINGFQVTSNTIKTADSGVWTWQSAANGTLTGNTISDVNYGINFSTYLTGQTFTNVTQGGNTITAKKQAVVNR
- a CDS encoding phytanoyl-CoA dioxygenase family protein; translated protein: MNNLLQLQCLPEEKDIRFFEENGYWVSPKIFSDEQLEQIIEHQDRIYRAQFETGREPICNWLEGIDNPRSMRKTDNSHWSDLTLRTVATDPTIGSIAANLMNSSVIRLWHDQLLYKPGRGSGKETANVGWHQDYVYWQNCMEPTLITAWVAFTDVDLSNGCMQVVPRSHKWGLVNANNFFEQNLEKQQAEMEVPENEAFTTAPLVMKAGQVSFHHALTIHGSGANMTDMPRRSMAVHLMTGDTRYKSAPRGRHFNAEILNGNEGDLYEGVHWPVLYP
- a CDS encoding carbohydrate ABC transporter permease; translated protein: MSQIKTQPRLIVEKINTTNKLSVRSVPRHIILIVFSFLFVFPLLWLVSTSLKTDLQVFIVPPELIPKPFVWKNYLDLWTYFPYFQFLKNTVLVVVLSVAGVLVTAPIAAYAFARLRWPGRDFFFLILLGTMMLPSQVTLIPLYLLFSKMGWINTFMPLWVPNWFGGGAFFIFLIRQFLMSIPKDLEESAFIDGAGYTRIYTNIMLPLIHPVLTTVAIFQFMGSWNDFIGPLIYLNDQSKFTLSLGLRIFQQQSSQSQGEIGMMMAATAITVVPVIIFFFLAQRKFIEGVVLTGLKA
- a CDS encoding ABC transporter substrate-binding protein, whose translation is MLRMKLLAKIAVPAILVTYLAGCGNSDQSNNSTANKNSTSNDSSASGKVVEVVVWGIDPKAIGSGNKEMIDKFNETHPNIKLVPQAMPGSAGYDTQDLSKLTAAIAAGSPPDAAVLNGPFIMEVASRGILMPLNDLIDSSGLDMSRYYPYTVKEMSFKDQVWGLPSGMDDRVLFYNKDMFKQAGLDPEKPPTTWDELLDYSKKLTVTDGDSFKQIGFIPNFGNSWFYLYAIQNNGKFLDDDGKKVLLNSPENVEALNFMVKGYDLLGGAKKANAYSSSFQSGANDPFLSGKLGMVINGNWILSDLLRFSPNLNFGVAMPPTPTGSDYKTWSGGWAYGVPKGAKHPKEAFEVIKWLTTEGPKYQAEGAAKYNETQGRTFIPNWTANIDLNEYLNKTYIEPLKNENVKNAIDFTVKAMEKSISLPVSPVGQLLWSEHARAIDEAIYHKGEPQAILDAATQKVQAELDKFWSSNTSLNK
- a CDS encoding carbohydrate ABC transporter permease, whose translation is MAQSHKKYRLARREAIVGYCFASPWLIGLIVFVLFPVIASLKYSFMDYDILQPARWVGFANYKELFHDNLFWRSLYNTLYFVVFSVPLSIILGLAIALLLNTEINGIAIYRTLYYIPSIVPVVASSILWAWIFDPNFGILTNFVHLFNLPAPGWLSDPFWAKNSLILMSLWGAGSGMIIYLAGLKNIPKSYYEAAEIDGSGTIGKFFNITLPLITPTLFFQLIIGMIGSFQVFTQSYIITGGGPNDSTLFYVLYLYNNAFRFWKMGYASALAWVLFVIIMLLTWINLKLAKRWVTYDQM